Proteins from a genomic interval of Verrucomicrobiota bacterium:
- a CDS encoding peptidylprolyl isomerase — protein MPKPFRCIVFPTAIIPLLAFLVLANCSPTDSTTATERKIDAEQSEPYSIVAKVHDTDITREALDAEIEKHSKRRPPSHPALDAAQQKEFEWNVLDDMVTRKLIDKAASDLSQEDIHKKAETMISDFRARFQDEAQFQANLEGNGLTVEEFNNEAYFRSKFLTLIETANSESLEVTEQQAEIFYAENKQRFLKPEMVSARHILIKNTPDATDEARASSKKKIEAARSRITQGEDFAKVAAEVSEDPGSKEKGGELGTFPKGRMVPEFEELAFTLDVGKLSHVFETNFGYHFLEVTGKTKPETIPFAQVKQQIIGSLTQEKRRNASQTLITSLRESGNHEIFLPHPSMYSTEDETAETP, from the coding sequence ATGCCTAAACCCTTCCGATGCATTGTTTTTCCTACTGCTATAATACCCCTATTAGCTTTCTTAGTGCTTGCTAATTGTTCACCGACAGATTCCACGACCGCCACTGAGCGAAAAATAGATGCGGAGCAATCCGAGCCCTACTCTATTGTTGCCAAAGTTCATGACACAGACATTACTCGTGAAGCATTGGATGCTGAAATTGAAAAACACTCCAAGCGCAGACCTCCCTCTCATCCCGCACTAGATGCTGCTCAGCAAAAGGAATTTGAATGGAATGTATTGGATGACATGGTAACGCGCAAGCTCATTGACAAAGCTGCCAGCGACCTCTCGCAAGAGGATATTCACAAGAAGGCAGAAACTATGATCAGCGATTTTAGAGCACGCTTTCAGGATGAAGCACAGTTTCAAGCCAACCTTGAAGGCAACGGACTCACTGTAGAAGAATTTAATAATGAAGCCTATTTCCGCTCTAAGTTTCTAACTCTAATAGAAACTGCTAATAGTGAAAGTTTAGAAGTTACCGAGCAACAAGCTGAAATTTTTTACGCAGAAAATAAACAACGTTTTCTTAAGCCAGAGATGGTAAGTGCTCGACATATCCTAATAAAGAATACACCCGATGCCACCGACGAAGCTAGAGCATCTAGTAAAAAGAAAATTGAGGCAGCTCGCTCTCGTATTACCCAGGGCGAAGACTTTGCCAAAGTTGCCGCTGAAGTTTCGGAGGATCCCGGCTCAAAAGAGAAGGGGGGTGAACTCGGCACATTCCCCAAAGGTCGCATGGTGCCCGAGTTTGAAGAACTAGCCTTCACTCTAGACGTTGGAAAACTTAGCCATGTATTTGAAACAAACTTTGGGTACCACTTTTTGGAAGTTACAGGTAAGACCAAGCCTGAAACCATACCCTTTGCTCAAGTAAAGCAACAGATCATTGGTTCTCTTACGCAAGAAAAACGCAGGAACGCTTCTCAAACACTGATTACCTCTCTACGCGAAAGTGGTAATCACGAAATCTTTCTGCCTCACCCTAGCATGTACTCCACCGAAGACGAAACAGCAGAAACTCCGTAA